One window of Leptotrichia sp. oral taxon 498 genomic DNA carries:
- a CDS encoding DMT family transporter codes for MKQYVADFGLLIVGILWGLGFVFVKIGLNTGINPFYLSALRFLVGGILFYFVFFKKMKKFRKKDIVAGLVVGTFQFLGYAFQTYGAMITTASKNAFFTSINVIVVPYIFWILHKKKPKIMTFICSIICIIGIGVISFDKNLNLSDINFGDILTIISAIFFAFQIATTGFFSRKVEPLKLIFLQMIFAGILFVVNFFIFSNPGEISDLKGMALISVGYLTIFSTIVPTLLQTVCQKFTTSTRASLLMSTESLFAPMFAFFLLGEVLSLKVIIGAGIVLFSIVLSEI; via the coding sequence GTGAAACAGTATGTAGCGGATTTCGGGCTGTTAATAGTCGGAATATTGTGGGGACTGGGTTTTGTATTTGTAAAAATTGGGTTAAATACGGGAATTAATCCATTTTATCTGTCAGCGCTGAGATTTTTAGTCGGTGGAATTTTGTTTTATTTCGTTTTTTTTAAAAAGATGAAAAAATTTAGGAAAAAAGACATTGTTGCTGGACTTGTTGTCGGCACTTTTCAATTTTTGGGCTACGCTTTTCAAACTTATGGCGCAATGATTACGACGGCTAGTAAAAACGCATTTTTTACTTCGATAAATGTGATCGTCGTGCCATATATCTTTTGGATTTTACATAAAAAAAAGCCTAAAATAATGACTTTTATTTGTTCGATTATTTGTATAATTGGAATTGGAGTCATAAGTTTTGATAAAAATTTAAATTTGTCTGACATTAATTTTGGAGATATCTTGACAATAATAAGTGCGATATTTTTTGCGTTTCAAATAGCAACAACTGGATTTTTTTCAAGAAAAGTTGAGCCGTTAAAATTAATTTTTTTACAAATGATATTTGCTGGAATTTTATTTGTAGTAAATTTTTTTATTTTTTCAAATCCTGGAGAAATTTCAGATTTAAAAGGAATGGCACTGATTTCAGTCGGTTATTTGACAATATTTTCCACGATAGTTCCGACACTTTTACAAACAGTCTGTCAAAAATTTACAACGTCGACACGAGCTTCACTTTTGATGTCGACAGAATCACTGTTTGCACCAATGTTTGCATTTTTTTTATTGGGCGAAGTCCTAAGCTTGAAGGTAATTATTGGAGCTGGAATAGTTTTGTTTTCAATAGTTTTGTCAGAAATTTAA
- the recG gene encoding ATP-dependent DNA helicase RecG — translation MSAYSLLYKNINEIKIKGVTKINLPKLKKLGIFSLYDLFYHFPRAYENRDNYKKINEVLDEEFVILKGTVVNVVSRFSKRGMVMVSAVLSDETGMMELLWFNNRYVKNNVKVGNEIMVYGKVKKGMKLQIINPEYKKIDEKYFETKKENQILPIYPSTESLRQISIRKIIEAALNSYGYLLYENMPNEFLKKEKIIGRKEAMLNIHFPESEAKKEEAQKRFMFEEILLLEMGILQSRFQSEKNNKNVYKLEDKKNLVSKFIKSLPYELTKAQKTVITEIYKELKAGKIVNRLIQGDVGSGKTIVSFVILLYMIENGYQGAIMAPTEILSIQHYLGIIDEFSKLDIRVELLTASVKGKKREKLLNEIKEGLVDIVIGTHSLIEEDVVFKNLGLIVIDEQHKFGVRQRKLLRDKGNLANLIVMSATPIPRSLALTIYGDLDVSIIDELPSGRSPIKTKWIKDEIEKQKMYDFIDRMIEKGRQVYIVSPLIEESETLNVKSAQETFEEYKDIFPNRRIDIIHGRQKYKEKQEVMEEFKNHEIDILVSTTVIEVGVNVPNATVIVIRDAQRFGLSSLHQLRGRVGRGSHKSYCFLESKTNNEVSVKRLEVMEKTTDGFKIAEEDLKLRNSGEILGIKQSGVSDMVFTDIVRNVKEIKKVHDFVIWYLEKNNGQIENEFLKMDIYKKFFRAE, via the coding sequence GTGAGTGCATATTCTTTGCTTTACAAAAATATCAATGAAATAAAAATTAAAGGAGTTACAAAAATAAATCTTCCAAAATTAAAAAAATTAGGAATTTTTTCACTTTATGATTTATTTTATCATTTTCCGAGAGCTTATGAAAATAGAGATAATTATAAAAAGATAAACGAAGTTTTGGATGAGGAATTTGTCATTTTAAAAGGGACGGTTGTAAATGTTGTAAGTAGATTTTCAAAAAGAGGAATGGTTATGGTGTCGGCAGTTTTAAGTGACGAGACTGGAATGATGGAACTTCTCTGGTTTAATAACCGCTATGTGAAAAATAATGTAAAAGTTGGAAATGAAATTATGGTTTACGGAAAAGTTAAAAAAGGGATGAAATTACAAATTATAAATCCTGAGTATAAAAAAATTGATGAAAAATATTTTGAAACTAAAAAAGAAAATCAAATTTTGCCAATTTATCCATCAACAGAATCTTTAAGACAAATTTCCATAAGAAAAATTATTGAAGCTGCACTAAATAGCTATGGATATTTGCTTTATGAAAATATGCCGAATGAGTTTTTAAAAAAAGAGAAAATTATTGGTAGAAAAGAAGCGATGCTAAATATTCATTTTCCAGAAAGTGAAGCAAAAAAGGAAGAAGCGCAAAAAAGATTTATGTTTGAGGAAATTTTACTTCTGGAAATGGGAATTTTGCAAAGCAGATTTCAAAGTGAGAAAAATAATAAAAATGTTTATAAACTGGAGGATAAAAAGAACCTTGTCTCAAAATTTATAAAAAGTTTGCCGTATGAACTTACAAAAGCACAAAAAACAGTGATAACGGAAATTTATAAAGAACTAAAAGCTGGGAAAATTGTAAATAGACTTATTCAAGGTGATGTCGGTTCAGGGAAAACGATAGTTTCTTTTGTAATTCTTCTCTACATGATTGAAAATGGCTATCAAGGTGCGATAATGGCACCGACGGAAATTCTTTCAATTCAGCATTATTTGGGAATTATAGATGAATTTTCAAAACTTGACATAAGAGTTGAGCTTTTGACGGCAAGTGTTAAAGGGAAAAAAAGAGAAAAATTACTTAATGAGATAAAAGAAGGGCTTGTGGATATTGTCATTGGAACACATTCTTTAATTGAAGAAGATGTGGTTTTTAAAAATCTTGGACTAATTGTTATCGACGAACAGCACAAATTTGGGGTAAGACAGAGAAAATTACTAAGAGACAAAGGAAATCTGGCAAATCTTATAGTTATGAGCGCAACTCCAATTCCCCGTTCTTTAGCGCTTACAATTTATGGAGATTTGGATGTTTCAATAATTGATGAATTGCCGAGCGGTCGTTCTCCAATTAAGACTAAATGGATAAAAGATGAAATTGAAAAACAGAAAATGTATGATTTTATCGACAGAATGATAGAAAAAGGAAGACAAGTTTATATTGTTTCGCCATTAATTGAAGAAAGTGAAACTTTGAATGTAAAATCGGCTCAGGAAACTTTTGAAGAATATAAAGATATTTTTCCTAATAGAAGAATAGATATTATTCACGGGCGGCAAAAATATAAGGAAAAACAGGAAGTTATGGAAGAGTTTAAAAATCATGAAATTGACATTTTGGTGTCGACAACCGTTATCGAAGTTGGAGTGAATGTGCCAAATGCGACAGTTATAGTAATCAGGGATGCACAAAGATTTGGACTTTCATCGCTTCATCAGTTGAGAGGTCGTGTCGGTCGGGGAAGCCACAAATCCTATTGCTTTTTGGAATCCAAAACGAATAATGAAGTTTCGGTAAAAAGACTGGAAGTTATGGAAAAGACGACAGATGGGTTTAAAATAGCTGAAGAGGATTTAAAACTGAGAAATTCGGGAGAAATTTTGGGAATAAAGCAAAGTGGTGTATCAGATATGGTTTTTACCGACATTGTAAGAAATGTTAAAGAAATTAAAAAAGTTCATGATTTTGTCATTTGGTATTTGGAAAAAAATAATGGGCAAATTGAGAATGAGTTTTTGAAAATGGATATTTATAAAAAGTTTTTCCGTGCAGAATAA
- a CDS encoding energy-coupling factor ABC transporter ATP-binding protein — protein sequence MSFITVKNLSFKYPSGTENVLNDISLKVEKGEKLAIIGQNGAGKTTFVKMLNGLLKAEKGEVIVDGWNTKDFSVAKMSKKVGYVFQNPMDQIFHNNVFDEIAFGAKKLKYSKEKLDSLVEKAMKLTKLSEFKKENPYNLPYSMRKFVTIASIIAMDCDVVIMDEPTAGQDYFGMQVLHNLIEGLNKEGKTVITITHDMEFVVNNFDRIVVMTNGKIIADGDKRDIFWDLEILKKAMLKQPNISDLAREINLNKNILSIEEFVESY from the coding sequence ATGAGTTTTATTACTGTTAAAAATTTGAGTTTTAAATATCCGAGCGGAACTGAAAATGTGCTTAATGATATTTCCCTTAAAGTTGAAAAAGGAGAAAAACTTGCAATTATTGGACAAAATGGAGCTGGAAAGACGACTTTTGTGAAGATGTTAAATGGACTTTTAAAGGCGGAAAAAGGAGAAGTGATTGTTGACGGTTGGAATACTAAAGATTTTTCTGTGGCTAAGATGAGCAAAAAGGTCGGATATGTGTTTCAAAATCCGATGGATCAAATTTTTCACAACAATGTTTTTGACGAAATTGCCTTTGGAGCAAAAAAGTTAAAATATTCTAAGGAAAAACTTGATAGCCTTGTGGAAAAAGCGATGAAACTTACTAAACTTAGTGAGTTTAAAAAGGAAAATCCTTACAATCTTCCCTATTCGATGAGAAAATTTGTAACTATTGCGTCCATCATTGCTATGGATTGTGATGTCGTAATTATGGATGAGCCAACTGCTGGACAGGATTATTTTGGTATGCAAGTTTTGCACAATTTAATTGAAGGATTGAATAAAGAAGGGAAAACTGTAATTACGATAACTCACGATATGGAATTTGTTGTGAATAATTTTGACAGAATAGTTGTTATGACAAATGGAAAAATAATTGCAGATGGCGATAAAAGAGATATTTTTTGGGATTTGGAAATTCTAAAAAAAGCTATGTTAAAACAGCCAAATATAAGCGACTTGGCACGAGAAATTAATCTAAATAAAAATATCCTGTCAATTGAAGAATTTGTGGAAAGTTATTAG